A single window of Achromobacter xylosoxidans DNA harbors:
- a CDS encoding Rap1a/Tai family immunity protein, translated as MKRLALIIMLSASAFATCQAQATRTWHFTGAELVAALEGRMPSEIRDASLGRQFSSSYAQAYVLGIADLTQGTAWCTRGGVLPHELKDRVYSYLSTLPASRLGGNAGPLVSEALRQSFACPG; from the coding sequence ATGAAACGCCTGGCGTTGATCATCATGTTGTCCGCCTCCGCCTTCGCCACCTGCCAGGCGCAGGCAACCCGGACCTGGCACTTCACCGGCGCCGAGCTGGTCGCGGCCCTGGAAGGCCGGATGCCCTCCGAGATTCGCGACGCATCGCTTGGCCGCCAGTTCTCTTCCTCCTATGCGCAAGCCTATGTGCTCGGGATCGCCGACCTGACGCAAGGCACGGCCTGGTGCACCCGCGGCGGCGTCCTGCCGCATGAACTGAAGGACAGGGTGTACAGCTACCTGTCCACACTGCCCGCCAGCCGTCTCGGCGGAAATGCCGGTCCGCTCGTGAGCGAGGCGCTGCGGCAGTCGTTTGCCTGCCCAGGATGA
- a CDS encoding S41 family peptidase: MNGRSFPLRRSLRALLLAGAVAQATPAAALERQEIETTLAAAMTQVVNQYVDPLDSGALTVRGLRALGALPETAAPSRQAGIEQAILAGRQAEGITPQTRILAGEILRFGDGAPREAALDAALRGMMTGLDPYSRVASRAELAPPPASVGLELSIRDGALTVVRPLPGGPGEQAGIQAGDILTRVDGRATAGLPLPAAVALLRGAPGTRPMLTLRRPGTAGAIMAQPVRGPVQAPPTVRWELDGAVAVIRNSAFDSRTGGQLRDAVDAAATRAAAPLAGLVLDLRGNAGGLLDAAEQVAGLALPEGSVIGSLRGRAPDNVRALRARDPLVPRGVPMVVLVDRRTAAGAEIVAAALQDHGRALLIGAKTLGAGTIQTVLPLPAGQGALIVTTHRVHRANGARLDGTGVAPDMRLDEAKRRITVRDDIAADFNGALAQRVRDAVAGAPAGADVALLAARAALAHATAD, from the coding sequence TTGAACGGGCGCAGCTTCCCGCTGAGGCGGTCACTGCGCGCCCTGCTGCTGGCGGGCGCCGTCGCGCAAGCTACGCCCGCCGCGGCCCTCGAACGCCAGGAGATCGAAACCACGCTCGCGGCCGCCATGACCCAGGTGGTGAACCAGTATGTCGATCCGCTCGATTCGGGCGCCCTGACCGTGCGCGGCCTGCGCGCGCTCGGCGCGCTGCCCGAGACGGCCGCTCCGTCACGCCAGGCCGGGATTGAACAGGCCATCCTGGCCGGCAGGCAGGCCGAGGGCATTACCCCCCAGACCCGCATCCTGGCCGGCGAGATCCTGCGCTTTGGCGACGGCGCGCCGCGCGAGGCGGCCCTGGATGCGGCCCTGCGCGGCATGATGACCGGCCTTGACCCCTATAGCCGCGTCGCCTCCCGCGCCGAACTGGCGCCGCCGCCTGCATCGGTGGGCCTCGAACTGTCGATCCGGGACGGCGCCCTGACCGTCGTGCGGCCCCTGCCTGGCGGCCCCGGTGAACAAGCCGGCATCCAGGCCGGCGATATCCTGACCCGCGTGGACGGCCGCGCCACCGCGGGCCTGCCGCTGCCCGCAGCCGTTGCCCTGCTGCGCGGCGCGCCCGGCACCCGTCCCATGCTCACGCTGCGGCGGCCGGGCACGGCTGGCGCGATCATGGCGCAACCCGTGCGCGGGCCGGTGCAGGCGCCGCCCACGGTGCGTTGGGAACTGGACGGCGCGGTCGCGGTGATCCGCAACTCCGCCTTCGACAGCAGAACCGGCGGCCAGCTGCGGGATGCCGTCGACGCGGCGGCCACGCGCGCCGCCGCGCCGCTGGCGGGCCTGGTGCTGGACCTGCGCGGCAACGCCGGCGGGCTGCTCGACGCGGCCGAGCAGGTCGCCGGCCTGGCGCTGCCCGAAGGGTCCGTGATCGGCAGCCTGCGCGGCCGCGCCCCGGACAACGTTCGCGCGCTGCGCGCCCGCGATCCTCTCGTGCCGCGTGGCGTGCCAATGGTGGTGCTTGTCGATCGCCGCACCGCCGCCGGCGCGGAAATCGTGGCAGCCGCCCTGCAGGACCACGGCCGCGCCTTGCTGATCGGCGCGAAGACCTTGGGCGCGGGCACGATCCAGACCGTCCTGCCGCTGCCCGCCGGCCAGGGCGCGCTGATCGTCACCACCCACCGTGTCCACCGCGCCAACGGCGCCCGGCTGGACGGGACAGGGGTGGCGCCGGACATGCGGCTCGACGAGGCCAAGCGGCGCATCACGGTGCGCGACGATATCGCGGCCGATTTCAACGGCGCCCTGGCGCAACGGGTGCGCGACGCGGTGGCGGGCGCGCCCGCCGGCGCCGACGTGGCCCTGCTGGCGGCGCGGGCCGCCCTGGCCCACGCAACCGCCGATTGA
- a CDS encoding DNA-binding protein, whose protein sequence is MATGITEQDVWRAADALLLEGARPTIERVRQKIGRGSPNTVSPHLETWFRALGARIQDPGAFAAPTPVPQPIAQAAAHFWEAALSAARADLAGANREREDAQRAEDQRLADLAAQLARREALLASRERDLEEALKVATGQLAATEARLRTAESQLRQRDEALAHGQQQLADARAALLAQVADAERGRQEQAEALAAAHARHTAHERRWLNDLDAERGNAKRLQARLEDLLAARQQQAEQSRQALAQAAERLHAAEAEAAERLRVAESEAAAQLRAAQAEAQAEQGRRLAELATVREALQASRRREQELAQRLAAAEAQQAELMAQQKARDAQLLELTRHLISAPAAPPPASGGGAA, encoded by the coding sequence ATGGCCACCGGAATCACCGAACAGGACGTCTGGCGCGCCGCCGATGCCTTGCTGCTGGAAGGGGCGCGCCCCACCATCGAGCGCGTGCGCCAGAAGATCGGCCGCGGCTCGCCCAATACGGTCAGCCCGCACCTGGAAACCTGGTTCCGCGCATTGGGCGCCCGGATCCAGGACCCGGGCGCTTTCGCCGCGCCGACGCCGGTGCCGCAGCCCATCGCCCAAGCCGCCGCGCACTTCTGGGAGGCCGCCCTGTCGGCGGCCAGGGCCGACCTTGCCGGCGCCAATCGCGAACGCGAAGACGCGCAACGGGCGGAAGACCAGCGCCTGGCCGACCTGGCCGCGCAATTGGCCCGGCGCGAGGCGTTGCTGGCCAGCCGCGAGCGCGACCTGGAAGAAGCCCTGAAAGTCGCGACCGGGCAGTTGGCGGCAACGGAAGCGCGCCTGCGCACGGCCGAAAGCCAGCTGCGCCAGCGTGACGAGGCGCTGGCCCACGGCCAGCAGCAGCTTGCCGATGCGCGCGCCGCCTTGCTGGCCCAGGTAGCCGATGCCGAACGCGGCCGCCAGGAGCAGGCCGAGGCGCTGGCGGCCGCCCATGCGCGCCACACGGCGCATGAACGCCGCTGGCTCAACGATCTGGACGCCGAGCGCGGCAATGCCAAGCGCCTGCAGGCGCGCCTGGAAGACCTGCTGGCGGCCCGCCAACAGCAGGCCGAGCAGTCGCGCCAGGCCCTGGCGCAAGCGGCCGAGCGCCTGCATGCGGCCGAGGCCGAGGCCGCCGAGCGCCTGCGTGTGGCCGAATCCGAGGCCGCCGCGCAACTGCGCGCGGCGCAGGCCGAGGCCCAGGCGGAGCAGGGCCGGCGGCTGGCCGAGCTGGCCACGGTGCGGGAAGCGCTGCAGGCATCGCGCCGCCGCGAGCAGGAGCTGGCCCAACGCCTGGCGGCCGCCGAAGCGCAGCAGGCCGAATTGATGGCGCAACAGAAAGCCCGCGACGCGCAGCTGCTGGAACTCACGCGCCACCTGATTTCCGCCCCCGCCGCGCCGCCGCCAGCGTCTGGCGGCGGCGCCGCCTGA